One Rhea pennata isolate bPtePen1 chromosome 31, bPtePen1.pri, whole genome shotgun sequence genomic window carries:
- the NPR1 gene encoding atrial natriuretic peptide receptor 1 isoform X4, with protein MLAALALLSALVAAGRGAALTLTLAVVLPERNLTYAWAWPRVGPAVRLAAAAVNARADLLPGYTLRWVFGSSEDRHGVCSEMAAPLAAVDLRLAHHPAAFLGPGCVYTAAPVARFTSHWRLPLVTAGAEAHGFDDKRGQFGLTTRAGPSHRKLGELGVQLHRRFGWTRRALLVYWDEKMDDRPCFFAAEGLYVQLPTLRNLTVLDVVFCDKGNYSFIIQEIKLKGRIVYVCCAPDTLRELMLQAWREGLTRGDYAFFYIDIFGASLQGTRFPEPQRPWKRGDRDDASARQAFEAVTIITYKEPENPEYRPFLARLKEEARTHFNFTMRDGLMNYIAAAFHDGVLLYAQAVNETLERGGSITNATAITRQMWNRTFYGVTGFLKIDENGDRESDYSLWDMDPARGDFQIVANYNGTTKKIHMVPGQEIRWPGSVVPPDVPPCGFDNSNPLCRKANLSTLEILSLVVSLILLAITVTSFFIYRKLQLEKELAAELWRVRWEDLQMSSLEKHLRSAGSKLTLSLRGSNYGSLMTAEGQFQVYAKTAYYKGNLVAVKHLNHKRIELTRKVLFELKHMRDIQNEHLTRFIGACTDPPNICILTEYCPRGSLQDILENESITLDWMFRYSLTHDIVKGMQFLHNGVIVSHGNLKSSNCVVDSRFVLKITDYGLESFRLAPDSEDSHALFAKKLWTAPELLRMEAPPARGTQKGDVYSFGIILQEIALRNGVFYVEGLELSPKEIVERVKSGERPSFRPSAGVGCHMEELGQLMQLCWAEDALERPDFSQIKVQIRKLNRESSGNILDNLLSRMEQYANNLEELVEERTQAYLEEKRKAEALLYQILPHSVAEQLKRGETVQAEAFDSVTIYFSDIVGFTALSAESTPMQVVTLLNDLYTCFDAIIDNFDVYKRPSGTPTWWCRGCRCATGSCTPARWPACPWRCWTPSAPSRSATARSSSSSCALASTRGRCAPAWWGSRCRGTASSGTR; from the exons ATGCTGGCGGCGCTGGCCCTGCTCAGCGCCCTGGtggccgcgggccgcggcgccgcgctcaCGCTGACGCTGGCGGTGGTGCTGCCCGAGCGCAACCTCACCTACGCGTGGGCCTGGCCGCGCGTGGGGCCGGCCGTGCgcctggccgccgccgccgtcaaCGCCCGCGCCGACCTGCTGCCCGGCTACACCCTGCGCTGGGTCTTCGGCAGCAGCGAGGACCGGCACGGCGTCTGCTCCGAGATGGCCGCGCCGCTGGCCGCCGTGGACCTGCGGCTGGCCCACCACCCCGCCGCCTTCCTGGGGCCCGGCTGCGTGTACACGGCGGCGCCCGTGGCCCGCTTCACCAGCCACTGGCGGCTGCCGCTGGTGACGGCGGGCGCCGAGGCCCACGGCTTCGACGACAAGCGGGGGCAGTTCGGGCTCACCACCCGCGCCGGCCCCAGCCACCGCAAGCTGGGCGAGCTGGGCGTGCAGCTGCACCGCCGCTTCGGCTGGACCCGCCGCGCCCTCCTCGTCTACTGGGACGAGAAGATGGACGACCGGCCCTGCTTCTTCGCTGCCGAGGGGCTCTACGTGCAGCTGCCCACACTGCGCAACCTCACCGTCCTGGACGTGGTCTTCTGCGACAAGGGCAACTACTCCTTCATCATCCAGGAGATCAAGCTCAAGGGCCGGA TCGTCTACGTGTGCTGCGCCCCAGACACGCTGCGGGAGCTGATGCTGCAGGCCTGGCGCGAGGGGCTCACGCGTGGTGACTACGCCTTCTTCTACATCGACATCTTTGGGGCCAGCCTGCAGGGCACCCGCTTCCCCGAGCCCCAGCGGCCTTGGAAGCGTGGTGACCGCGACGATGCCAGCGCCCGGCAGGCCTTCGAG GCCGTGACCATCATCACCTACAAGGAGCCCGAAAACCCCGAGTACCGGCCCTTCCTGGCACGGCTCAAGGAGGAGGCGCGCACCCACTTCAACTTCACCATGCGCGACGGCTTG ATGAACTACATCGCAGCGGCCTTCCACGACGGGGTGCTGCTCTACGCCCAGGCCGTGAACGAGACGCTGGAGCGGGGCGGCTCCATCACCAACGCCACCGCCATCACCCGCCAGATGTGGAACCGCACCTTCTACG GTGTCACCGGCTTCTTGAAAATCGATGAGAATGGGGACCGGGAGAGCGACTACTCCCTGTGGGACATGGACCCTGCGCGGGGCGACTTCCAG ATCGTGGCCAACTACAACGGCACCACCAAGAAGATCCACATGGTGCCAGGGCAGGAGATCCGCTGGCCGGGCAGCGTGGTGCCGCCCGACGTGCCCCCCTGCGGCTTCGACAACAGCAACCCGCTGTGCCGCAAAG CCAACCTGTCCACCCTGGAGATCCTGTCCCTCGTGGTCAGCCTCATCCTCCTGGCCATCACCGTCACCTCCTTCTTCATCTACAG gaagctgcagctggagaaggagcTCGCGGCCGAGCTGTGGCGGGTCCGCTGGGAGGACCTGCAGATGAGCAGCCTGGAGAAGCACCTCCGCAGCGCCGGCAGCAAGCTCACCCTCTCGCTG CGCGGCTCCAACTACGGCTCGCTGATGACGGCCGAGGGGCAGTTCCAGGTCTACGCCAAGACGGCGTATTACAag gGCAACCTGGTGGCCGTGAAGCACCTCAACCACAAGCGGATCGAGCTGACGCGCAAGGTCTTGTTCGAGCTGAAGCAC ATGCGGGACATCCAAAACGAGCACCTGACCCGCTTCATCGGCGCCTGCACCGACCCCCCCAACATCTGCATCCTCACCGAGTACTGCCCGCGCGGGAGCCTCCAG gACATCCTGGAGAACGAGAGCATCACGCTGGACTGGATGTTCCGGTACTCCCTCACCCACGACATCGTCAAG GGGATGCAGTTCCTGCACAACGGCGTCATCGTGTCCCACGGAAACCTCAAGTCGTCCAACTGCGTGGTGGACAGCCGCTTCGTGCTGAAGATCACCGACTACGGGCTGGAGAGCTTCCGCCTGGCGCCCGACAGCGAGGACTCCCACGCGCTCTTCGCCA AGAAGCTGTGGACGGCGCCGGAGCTGCTGCGGATggaggcgccgccggcgcggggcacgCAGAAGGGCGACGTCTACAGCTTCGGCATCATCCTGCAAGAGATCGCCCTGCGCAACGGCGTCTTCTACGTGGAggggctggagctgagccccaAGG AGATCGTCGAGCGGGTGAAGAGCGGGGAGCGGCCCAGCTTCCGCCCCTCGGCCGGCGTGGGCTGCCACATGGAGGAGCTGGGCCAGCTCATGCAGCTCTGCTGGGCCGAGGACGCGCTGGAGCGCCCCGACTTCAGCCAGATCAAGGTCCAGATCCGCAAGCTCAACAG GGAGAGCAGCGGCAACATCCTGGACAACCTGCTGTCGCGCATGGAGCAGTACGCCAACAACCTGGAGGAGCTGGTGGAGGAGCGCACCCAGGCCTACCTGGAGGAGAAGCGCAAGGCGGAAGCCCTGCTCTACCAGATCCTGCCCCA CTCGGTGGCGGAGCAGCTGAAGCGCGGGGAGACGGTGCAAGCTGAGGCCTTCGACAGCGTCACCATCTACTTCAGCGACATCGTGGGCTTCACGGCGCTGTCGGCCGAGAGCACGCCGATGCAG GTGGTGACGCTGCTCAACGACCTCTACACTTGCTTCGATGCCATCATCGACAACTTCGACGTCTACAAG AGACCATCGGGGACGCCTACATGGTGGTGTCGGGGCTGCCGGTGCGCAACGGGAAGCTGCACGCCCGCGAGGTGGCCCGCATGTCCCTGGCGCTGCTGGACGCCGTCCGCTCCTTCAAGATCCGCCACCGCCCGCAGCAGCAGCTCAAGCTGCGCATTGGCATCCACACGG GGCCGGTGTGCGCCGGCGTGGTGGGGCTCAAGATGCCGCGGTACTGCCTCTTCGGGGACACGGTGA